The proteins below come from a single Aphanothece sacrum FPU1 genomic window:
- a CDS encoding RluA family pseudouridine synthase: MINQGWIYREQIGQSDTGLTLLEYYTQKYPHSSQEEWLERILSGEILVNNKLVTPQTYLQAGQSLTYHRPPWEEPDVPLSFEVLYEDKDLLIISKPSGLPVLPGGGFLEHTLLWQLQQRYPHDKPVPIHRLGRGTSGLMLIARSPIARSNLTQQMRYRQISKVYRTLIGKSDLHDNFIIDHPIGKIPYPSLGYIYAATPSGKFAYSECQVLKRSDKNTILEVTILTGRPHQIRIHLATIGYPLLGDPLYTIGGIPKINDAEKLAVPGDCGYYLHAYYLAFFHPITKQRMNFTCPEPDLS; encoded by the coding sequence TTGATTAATCAAGGTTGGATTTATCGAGAACAAATAGGTCAATCAGATACGGGATTAACCCTGTTAGAATATTATACACAAAAGTATCCTCATTCTAGCCAAGAAGAATGGTTAGAACGTATTTTATCAGGAGAAATTTTAGTAAATAATAAGTTAGTAACTCCACAAACTTATTTACAAGCTGGACAGTCTTTAACCTATCATCGACCTCCTTGGGAAGAACCGGATGTCCCCTTATCTTTTGAGGTATTATATGAGGATAAAGACTTATTAATTATTAGTAAACCGTCAGGACTTCCTGTGTTACCAGGAGGGGGATTTTTAGAACATACTTTATTATGGCAATTACAACAACGTTATCCTCATGATAAACCGGTTCCGATTCATCGTTTAGGACGAGGAACATCAGGTTTAATGTTAATAGCGCGATCGCCTATTGCTCGTTCTAATTTAACCCAACAAATGCGTTATCGTCAAATTAGTAAAGTTTATCGAACATTAATCGGAAAAAGTGATTTACATGATAACTTTATTATTGATCATCCTATTGGTAAAATTCCCTATCCAAGTTTAGGTTATATTTATGCGGCTACTCCATCAGGAAAGTTTGCTTATAGTGAATGTCAAGTTTTAAAACGTAGTGATAAAAATACAATTTTAGAAGTCACAATTTTAACTGGTCGTCCTCATCAAATTAGAATACATTTAGCAACGATAGGTTATCCTTTATTGGGTGATCCTTTATATACTATTGGGGGAATTCCTAAGATAAATGATGCTGAAAAATTAGCGGTTCCAGGAGATTGTGGTTATTATCTTCATGCTTATTATCTTGCTTTTTTTCATCCTATTACAAAACAACGGATGAATTTTACTTGTCCTGAACCTGATCTAAGCTAA
- the infC gene encoding translation initiation factor IF-3 yields the protein MRRSKKKNAPNQLPSSSDKYRINNRIKSPEVRVIGENGEQLGLQSLQEALVLASQAGLDLVEVSPTAVPPVCKIIDYGKLKYQLQKKETQAKKNRTETTVKELKLRYCTDTGDLETKLKHARKFLKDGCKVKFSMRFKGRERAFVTLGREKLEKIVEKLSDVSALDGGSDFSGSQLQILLEPS from the coding sequence TTGAGACGATCCAAGAAAAAAAATGCACCCAACCAACTCCCCTCCTCATCTGATAAATATCGCATTAATAACAGAATTAAATCACCAGAAGTCAGAGTTATTGGTGAAAATGGAGAACAACTAGGATTACAATCTCTACAAGAAGCTCTAGTTTTGGCCTCCCAAGCAGGGTTAGATTTAGTGGAAGTCTCTCCTACTGCAGTACCACCTGTTTGTAAAATCATTGATTATGGTAAGCTTAAGTACCAATTACAGAAAAAGGAAACACAAGCTAAGAAAAATCGCACTGAAACTACAGTTAAAGAATTGAAGCTGAGATATTGTACTGATACGGGAGATTTAGAAACTAAACTAAAACACGCTCGCAAATTTCTCAAAGATGGTTGTAAAGTTAAGTTTTCTATGAGATTTAAGGGTCGTGAACGAGCATTTGTAACATTAGGTCGAGAAAAATTAGAAAAGATTGTTGAAAAACTCTCTGATGTTTCTGCATTAGATGGAGGAAGTGATTTCAGTGGTAGTCAACTGCAAATTTTACTAGAACCTAGTTAA
- a CDS encoding transglycosylase domain-containing protein, whose amino-acid sequence MADKLDNNVQPPQETLEPPKTVEKPPRRRPRKGLKLNFTVPPQLTTFSQQTITSLKKVASVRHYPKFWLLFGMGVGVTSSALILGYSVYELETSITDSVEDALVYARPDTLTIKAADGEVLREIGPVTHEKIKIWQIPEPVIHAFIASEDSRFESHRGVDIQGIIRAAFSNFQAGEVVEGGSTITQQLARIVFLSQERNFNRKLKEMRLAQKIEDNLTKEQILERYLNLVYLGSGAYGIADASWVYFSKPVKQLTVTEAATLAGIVPAPSIYSPLENKKAATERRNIVLQRMAKEGFIKPIELETALASPLNLKPNQPKRLEKKAPYFTDYIQKELSQYVSQDTLKAGGIVVETTLNSQWQKAAETAIDTAVNNYGRWQGYKQAALTAIDPRNGQIKAMVGGNDYQNNQYNRVTQAQRQPGSTFKMFVYSTAIAAGFSPYRSYLNAPYIVDGYQPENYGDHYSGAQVSLEQAIASSLNVVAVQTLVDVGWNPIIKVAHKMGIESPLKPTYSLALGAWEVNLLELTSSYGTLAEQGTHYKSHGINRILDRHGKVLYQAQFKPEPALDADTSSIMTWMLQGVVKAGTGSSAQLGTRPVAGKTGTSDKARDLWFVGYIPQLVAGVWLGNDNNQPTSGASSTSATVWRLFMEETVKNMTVESFPELPRLNGRKGSLKAEPIKPKKAYYQVVKPPETTSETQQTQEQPTTRQERRYRRRYRRTQVNQESPQTSAPSTSTRRRRRTTYSPPSAAAVAPAPQAPQNVAPAPVSQPVPSSVNTDGVAPPAPPAARKEE is encoded by the coding sequence ATGGCTGATAAATTAGATAACAATGTCCAACCCCCTCAAGAAACATTAGAACCTCCTAAGACTGTAGAAAAACCACCCCGCAGACGACCCAGAAAAGGTCTTAAACTTAATTTTACTGTCCCTCCCCAACTAACAACCTTTTCTCAACAAACTATCACGTCTCTCAAAAAAGTCGCCTCTGTACGCCATTATCCTAAATTTTGGCTATTGTTTGGTATGGGAGTCGGTGTTACTAGCTCTGCCCTTATATTAGGCTATAGTGTTTATGAGCTTGAAACCAGTATCACCGACTCGGTAGAAGATGCTCTTGTTTATGCTCGTCCCGATACTTTAACTATTAAAGCAGCAGATGGAGAGGTATTACGAGAAATTGGCCCTGTTACTCATGAAAAAATTAAAATTTGGCAGATTCCTGAACCTGTAATTCACGCTTTTATTGCTAGTGAAGATAGTCGTTTTGAAAGTCACCGAGGGGTTGATATTCAAGGCATTATACGGGCTGCTTTTTCTAATTTTCAAGCAGGAGAAGTGGTAGAAGGAGGAAGTACCATTACTCAACAATTAGCCCGCATTGTTTTTCTGTCTCAAGAGCGTAATTTTAACCGAAAATTGAAAGAAATGCGTCTGGCTCAGAAAATCGAAGATAATTTAACTAAAGAGCAAATTTTAGAACGTTATCTTAATTTAGTTTATCTAGGTTCGGGAGCTTATGGAATAGCAGATGCTTCTTGGGTTTATTTTAGTAAACCTGTCAAACAACTAACCGTTACAGAAGCAGCTACCTTAGCAGGAATTGTACCAGCCCCTAGTATTTATTCTCCTTTAGAAAATAAAAAAGCAGCTACAGAAAGACGCAATATCGTATTACAACGCATGGCTAAAGAGGGTTTTATTAAGCCAATAGAATTAGAAACTGCGCTCGCTTCTCCTTTAAACCTCAAACCAAATCAACCAAAACGTTTAGAAAAAAAAGCTCCCTATTTTACCGATTATATCCAAAAAGAATTGTCTCAATATGTCTCTCAAGATACTTTAAAAGCAGGAGGTATCGTAGTAGAAACAACTCTCAATAGTCAATGGCAAAAAGCAGCAGAAACCGCTATTGATACGGCAGTTAATAATTATGGACGTTGGCAAGGATATAAACAAGCAGCATTAACAGCTATTGACCCCCGTAATGGACAAATTAAAGCCATGGTGGGAGGAAATGACTACCAAAATAATCAATATAATCGCGTAACTCAAGCCCAAAGACAACCCGGTTCAACCTTTAAAATGTTTGTCTATTCAACAGCGATCGCGGCGGGTTTTTCCCCCTATCGTTCCTATCTGAATGCCCCTTATATTGTAGATGGTTATCAACCAGAAAATTATGGAGATCACTACAGTGGAGCCCAAGTTTCTCTTGAACAAGCGATCGCGTCTTCTCTCAATGTTGTAGCGGTTCAAACATTAGTAGATGTGGGTTGGAATCCTATTATTAAAGTAGCACATAAAATGGGAATTGAATCCCCTTTAAAACCAACTTATTCTTTAGCATTAGGAGCGTGGGAAGTCAACTTATTAGAATTAACCAGTAGTTACGGAACCTTAGCTGAGCAAGGGACTCATTACAAATCTCATGGTATTAATCGTATTTTAGATCGTCACGGCAAAGTTCTCTATCAAGCCCAGTTTAAACCTGAACCGGCCCTTGATGCTGATACGAGTTCTATTATGACTTGGATGTTACAAGGAGTGGTAAAAGCGGGGACTGGTAGTTCTGCTCAACTGGGAACAAGACCTGTGGCCGGAAAAACGGGAACCTCTGATAAAGCTAGAGATTTGTGGTTTGTGGGTTATATTCCTCAACTTGTGGCTGGAGTTTGGTTAGGAAACGATAACAACCAACCGACTTCGGGTGCGAGTAGTACCTCCGCTACTGTTTGGCGACTGTTTATGGAAGAAACGGTCAAAAATATGACTGTTGAGTCTTTCCCTGAGTTACCCCGTCTCAACGGACGCAAAGGAAGTCTGAAAGCAGAACCCATCAAACCGAAAAAGGCTTATTATCAGGTGGTTAAACCCCCTGAAACGACCTCTGAAACCCAACAAACCCAAGAACAGCCCACAACTCGTCAAGAAAGGCGATATAGACGGCGTTATCGTCGTACTCAGGTTAACCAAGAAAGTCCTCAAACTTCGGCCCCTTCAACTTCAACTCGTCGCCGACGACGTACTACTTATTCTCCTCCTAGTGCGGCGGCGGTAGCTCCTGCCCCACAAGCCCCTCAAAATGTCGCTCCTGCCCCTGTTTCTCAGCCTGTCCCCTCCTCAGTAAATACCGATGGAGTAGCCCCTCCTGCGCCTCCTGCTGCCCGCAAAGAGGAGTAA
- a CDS encoding four helix bundle protein: MEKNNKPAIKDHKELEIYKKAFDAAMEIFHLSKKFPVEERYSLTDQIRRSSRSVCANLAEAWRKRRYKAAFIAKLNECEAEAAETQTWLEFAVKCNYMDIEDGRRLYGIYNQVLAGLVSMINNPTPWLMKR, from the coding sequence ATGGAAAAAAATAACAAACCAGCTATAAAAGACCATAAAGAGTTGGAAATTTATAAAAAAGCCTTTGATGCGGCTATGGAAATTTTCCATTTATCTAAAAAATTTCCAGTTGAAGAACGCTATTCACTGACTGACCAAATTCGTCGTTCTTCTCGTTCTGTTTGTGCTAATTTGGCTGAAGCATGGAGAAAGCGAAGATATAAAGCCGCATTTATTGCTAAGTTAAATGAATGCGAGGCTGAAGCGGCTGAAACTCAAACATGGTTAGAATTTGCCGTTAAATGCAATTATATGGACATTGAAGATGGACGAAGACTCTATGGAATTTACAATCAAGTTTTGGCTGGTTTGGTCAGCATGATAAATAATCCTACTCCTTGGTTAATGAAACGTTAA